One genomic segment of Eschrichtius robustus isolate mEscRob2 unplaced genomic scaffold, mEscRob2.pri scaffold_281, whole genome shotgun sequence includes these proteins:
- the LOC137757715 gene encoding interferon-induced transmembrane protein 1-like — MIKEEHEVAVLGAPQSQAPMTTTVINIPRETSVPDHIVWSLFNTIFMNWCCLGFVAFAYSVKSRDRKMVGDVIGAQSYASTAKCLNIWALVLGIFLTIGSIVLLVLVYLKAYQMALQMANNGGY; from the exons ATGATCAAGGAGGAGCACGAGGTGGCCGTGCTGGGGGCTCCCCAGAGCCAGGCCCCCATGACCACCACGGTGATCAACATCCCCAGGGAGACCTCGGTGCCCGACCACATCGTCTGGTCCCTGTTCAACACGATCTTCATGAACTGGTGCTGCCTGGGCTTCGTGGCATTTGCCTACTCCGTGAAG TCTAGGGACCGGAAGATGGTGGGCGACGTCATTGGGGCCCAGAGCTATGCCTCCACCGCCAAGTGCCTGAACATCTGGGCCCTGGTCCTGGGCATCTTTCTGACTATTGGATCGATCGTTCTTCTGGTGTTGGTTTACCTGAAAGCctaccagatggctttacagatGGCGAATAATGGAGGCTACTAG